In Paenibacillus guangzhouensis, a single window of DNA contains:
- the clpP gene encoding ATP-dependent Clp endopeptidase proteolytic subunit ClpP encodes MSNYIPYVVEQTRLGERSYDIYSRLLKDRIIFLGSAVDDQVANSIVAQMLFLSAEDQDKDIYLYINSPGGSITAGLAIYDTMQYIKAPVHTICTGFAASFGALLLLSGSPGKRFALPNSEIMIHQPSGGAQGQATDIEISARRILKMREQTNKIMQKHTGQPLERIQRDVERDFFMSAEEALEYGIIDKVISHM; translated from the coding sequence ATGAGCAACTATATCCCTTATGTCGTGGAGCAGACTCGCTTAGGCGAAAGATCCTATGATATTTATTCCCGATTATTGAAGGATCGAATCATTTTCCTCGGCTCCGCCGTTGACGATCAAGTCGCGAACAGCATCGTGGCGCAGATGCTCTTCCTATCAGCTGAAGACCAAGACAAGGACATCTATTTGTATATTAACAGTCCAGGCGGTTCTATCACAGCAGGGCTCGCGATTTATGACACGATGCAATACATCAAGGCACCCGTGCACACTATCTGTACAGGATTTGCTGCTTCCTTTGGCGCACTCCTGCTCTTATCCGGTTCACCTGGCAAACGATTTGCCCTTCCCAACAGTGAGATTATGATTCATCAACCAAGCGGCGGTGCCCAAGGTCAAGCGACGGATATAGAGATCTCGGCGAGACGGATTCTGAAGATGCGTGAGCAGACCAACAAAATCATGCAAAAGCATACAGGTCAACCGTTGGAACGGATCCAAAGAGACGTGGAGCGCGATTTCTTCATGTCCGCCGAGGAAGCGCTCGAGTACGGAATCATCGACAAAGTGATCTCCCATATGTAA